A DNA window from Deltaproteobacteria bacterium contains the following coding sequences:
- a CDS encoding sodium:solute symporter, translated as MNWLLIGLFGYVGLQLVVGLAVSRKVASESDYLVAGRKLGPALVVFSMFATWFGAESCIGAAGAVYAEGLSGARADPFGYAACLFLIGAVFAAPLWRRKLTTLGDLFAWRFGARVEKLAVLLMAPTSVLWAAAQIRAFGQVVSISSGLELELAIALSAGVVILYTAAGGLLADAVTDLIQGAVLTVGLIALAVAVFVLGDASLAGLAETSRSFAPVETSWLARAESWAIPVCGSVLAQEMVARVLAARSPELARGGAFAASGLYVAVGIIPVGLALVGARILPGLEDPEQILPRMALQHFPLWFYAIFAGSLISAILSTVDSALLAAASLVSHNLIVPLRPEMEDRSKLRLARVCVVVFGIVSYLLALHAEGVYALIETAAAFASSGVLVSASFGLFSRIGGARSAAAALLVGAAAWSVAEWGELVEAPYLASLAAALVSYLAVAAFENAAPETAPETAS; from the coding sequence TTGAACTGGCTTCTGATCGGGCTCTTCGGCTACGTGGGGCTGCAGCTCGTGGTGGGGCTCGCGGTCTCGCGCAAGGTCGCGAGCGAGTCGGACTACCTGGTCGCGGGGCGCAAGCTCGGCCCGGCGCTGGTGGTGTTCTCGATGTTCGCGACCTGGTTCGGCGCGGAGAGCTGCATCGGCGCCGCGGGCGCGGTCTACGCGGAGGGCCTCTCGGGCGCGCGCGCGGATCCGTTCGGCTACGCGGCCTGCCTGTTCCTGATCGGCGCGGTGTTCGCAGCCCCGCTCTGGCGGCGCAAGCTCACCACGCTCGGCGACCTGTTCGCGTGGCGCTTCGGCGCGCGGGTGGAGAAGCTCGCGGTGCTGCTGATGGCGCCGACGTCCGTGCTCTGGGCGGCCGCGCAGATCCGCGCCTTCGGACAGGTGGTCTCGATCTCGTCGGGGCTGGAGCTCGAGCTTGCGATCGCGCTCTCGGCCGGCGTCGTGATCCTCTACACCGCCGCGGGCGGCCTGCTCGCCGACGCGGTCACCGACCTGATCCAGGGCGCGGTGCTCACCGTGGGCCTGATCGCGCTCGCGGTCGCGGTCTTCGTGCTCGGCGACGCGAGCCTGGCCGGACTCGCCGAAACGAGCCGCTCGTTCGCGCCGGTCGAGACGAGCTGGCTCGCGCGCGCGGAGTCGTGGGCGATTCCGGTCTGCGGATCCGTGCTCGCGCAGGAAATGGTCGCGCGCGTGCTCGCCGCTCGCTCGCCCGAGCTCGCGCGCGGCGGCGCGTTCGCCGCAAGCGGCCTGTACGTCGCGGTCGGGATCATTCCCGTCGGGCTCGCGCTGGTCGGCGCGCGGATCCTGCCGGGACTCGAGGACCCGGAGCAGATCCTGCCGCGAATGGCGCTCCAGCACTTCCCGCTCTGGTTCTACGCGATCTTCGCGGGCTCGCTGATCTCGGCGATCCTCTCCACCGTCGACAGCGCGCTGCTCGCCGCGGCCTCGCTCGTCTCGCACAACCTGATCGTTCCGCTGCGCCCGGAGATGGAGGACCGCAGCAAGCTCCGGCTCGCGCGCGTCTGCGTCGTGGTCTTCGGGATCGTCTCGTACCTGCTCGCACTGCACGCGGAGGGCGTCTACGCGCTGATCGAGACCGCGGCCGCGTTCGCGAGCTCGGGCGTGCTGGTCTCGGCCAGCTTCGGGCTGTTCTCGCGCATCGGCGGCGCGCGCAGCGCCGCGGCCGCGCTTCTGGTCGGCGCGGCGGCCTGGTCGGTCGCGGAGTGGGGCGAGCTCGTGGAGGCGCCGTACCTCGCGTCGCTCGCGGCGGCGCTGGTGAGCTACCTCGCCGTGGCCGCGTTCGAGAATGCGGCGCCGGAGACGGCGCCGGAGACCGCCTCGTGA
- a CDS encoding DMT family transporter — MQTEPVYALIGARLFLGHAFQLRRVLAVGAILAGIALVLGARPLSGSLGVALLLATPIAWQSSHWIALRGLQGVNPRLLSAARYVYGTLVLLPVWLVFDGVGSLPPAAELAALLPVIAVQGALLSYFGTLAWYASIKRLDLARTTAIVVPSGPLLSLVVSWFLLGELVTLRQVFGFALSTCGVLVFALGQGASSAPRYTADDE, encoded by the coding sequence GTGCAGACCGAGCCGGTCTACGCGCTGATCGGCGCGCGGCTCTTCCTCGGCCACGCCTTCCAGCTCCGCCGCGTGCTCGCGGTCGGCGCGATCCTGGCCGGAATCGCGCTCGTGCTCGGCGCGCGCCCGCTCTCGGGGTCGCTCGGCGTGGCGCTTCTGCTCGCGACGCCGATCGCCTGGCAGAGCTCGCACTGGATCGCGCTTCGCGGCCTGCAGGGCGTGAACCCGCGGCTGCTCTCGGCCGCGCGCTACGTCTACGGCACGCTGGTCCTGCTTCCGGTCTGGCTCGTCTTCGACGGCGTCGGGTCGCTGCCACCGGCCGCCGAGCTCGCGGCGCTTCTTCCGGTGATCGCGGTGCAGGGCGCGCTGCTCTCCTACTTCGGCACGCTCGCGTGGTACGCGTCGATCAAGCGGCTGGACCTGGCGCGCACGACCGCGATCGTGGTGCCGTCGGGGCCGCTGCTGTCGCTCGTGGTGTCGTGGTTCCTGCTCGGCGAGCTGGTCACGCTGCGCCAGGTGTTCGGCTTCGCGCTCAGCACCTGCGGGGTGCTGGTGTTCGCGCTCGGCCAGGGCGCGTCGTCCGCGCCGAGGTACACTGCCGACGATGAATAG
- a CDS encoding deoxyhypusine synthase: protein MKISEFVRSHYRHFNAAALADAANGYTAHLAGGGKMLVAMAGAMSTAELGLSLAEMIRRDKVHAISCTGANLEEDVFNLVAHDHYKRIPNWRNLTPADEKALERAGLNRVTDTCIPEDKAFRAIEKHVLDLWVRADQQRKRYFPHEIMYQLLLEGRIRDSYQIDPAGSWLLAAAEKNLPIFVPGWEDSTLGNIYVAHVLSGQLSNFQIVKSGLETMAELSRWYVQTTMGRTLEELPAVEASDDHDAVHMRAIPASEARATVGFFQIGGGIAGDFPICVVPMIHQDLRRPCPYWGYFCQISDSTTSYGSYSGAFPTEKITWGKLDENTPMFLIESDATIVAPLIFATVLDW, encoded by the coding sequence ATGAAGATCTCCGAGTTCGTTCGCAGCCACTACCGCCACTTCAACGCCGCCGCGCTCGCCGACGCTGCCAACGGCTACACCGCGCACCTCGCGGGCGGCGGGAAGATGCTGGTCGCGATGGCCGGCGCGATGAGCACGGCCGAGCTCGGGCTCTCGCTGGCCGAGATGATCCGCCGCGACAAGGTGCACGCCATCTCGTGCACGGGCGCGAACCTGGAGGAGGACGTCTTCAACCTGGTCGCGCACGACCACTACAAGCGCATCCCGAACTGGCGCAACCTGACGCCCGCCGACGAGAAGGCGCTCGAGCGCGCCGGGCTGAACCGCGTCACCGACACCTGCATCCCCGAGGACAAGGCGTTCCGCGCGATCGAGAAGCACGTGCTCGACCTGTGGGTGCGCGCGGACCAGCAGCGCAAGCGCTACTTCCCGCACGAGATCATGTACCAGCTCCTGCTCGAGGGGCGGATCCGCGACAGCTACCAGATCGACCCCGCGGGCTCCTGGCTGCTGGCCGCGGCGGAGAAGAACCTGCCCATCTTCGTGCCCGGCTGGGAGGATTCGACGCTCGGCAACATCTACGTCGCGCACGTGCTCTCGGGGCAGCTCTCGAATTTCCAGATCGTGAAGAGCGGGCTCGAGACCATGGCGGAGCTCTCGCGCTGGTACGTGCAGACGACGATGGGGAGGACGCTCGAGGAGCTGCCGGCGGTCGAGGCCTCCGACGACCACGACGCCGTGCACATGCGCGCGATCCCGGCCAGCGAGGCGCGCGCGACGGTCGGCTTCTTCCAGATCGGCGGCGGCATCGCCGGAGACTTCCCGATCTGCGTGGTGCCGATGATCCACCAGGACCTGCGCCGGCCCTGCCCGTACTGGGGCTACTTCTGCCAGATCAGTGACTCGACCACGAGCTACGGCTCGTACAGCGGCGCGTTCCCGACCGAGAAGATCACCTGGGGCAAGCTCGACGAGAACACGCCGATGTTCCTGATCGAGTCCGACGCCACGATCGTCGCGCCGCTGATCTTCGCGACGGTGCTCGACTGGTAG